The following coding sequences are from one Paenibacillus sp. FSL R5-0912 window:
- the pulA gene encoding type I pullulanase, with protein sequence MSSNYINAESVMETYEGKDLGLTYSAEYSMFKVWAPTAFAVSLVLYATGGNGISAGHTGDYKDSGRIINMQRSDGGVWEVRVSGDLKGKYYMYRAVFADGSINEAADPYATAVSANGLRTAIIDLQDTNPAGWDQDTSPVLAHPADAVIYELHVRDFSAHESSGLTHKGKFKAFTEMGLRDAAGHALGIDHLAELGITHVHLLPVFDFQTVDELKAPGEAPLSPLFTDYNWGYDPQHYNVPEGSYSTDPASPPTRIREFKEMVQALHSRGISVIMDVVYNHTYSLEKGPFQPLVPDYYYRHDYSGRLSNGSGVGNELATEQPMVRKYIKDSLTYWASEYHIDGFRFDLMGLMDSVTMREITEELRLEINPNLLLYGEPWTGGDSPLATKTLKGVQRGKGYAVFNDNFRSALKGDSDGWGKGFTTGEYGKEGAVASGIKGAIHEFTDSPVETVNYVTAHDNLNLWDKILATQGLRQEARLLELENGRLRGGGDLETAVEQADPYFAIDTLDVLENETVRRSLLANGIILTSQGIPFLHAGDELLRSKYGDHNSYRSPDCINAIRWENKKKFLPVYQYYKGLIELRRGHPAFRLHGRQEIERSLEFLRCDSGVIAYVLKNHAGGDVWNNIVVIYNANMEPVTQCLPESSGCWNIVVDHTHAGAEAFRQTENGNVEIAGLSMMVLYDKYGEPEPRSKVVEVHYERPDGDYRGWNLWVWGTGIQDGQRDFQHMEDGHAVARIEVLPGTASIGYILRLNDWEEKDGTGDRFIDCSGSEEQVLKVTVRERKLEHDGEAADPLQRTS encoded by the coding sequence ATGAGCAGCAATTATATAAATGCAGAATCAGTAATGGAGACCTATGAAGGCAAAGACCTTGGATTAACGTATTCTGCGGAGTACAGTATGTTTAAAGTCTGGGCACCGACTGCGTTTGCAGTATCGCTGGTGCTGTATGCTACCGGCGGGAATGGCATATCAGCCGGCCATACCGGAGATTACAAGGACAGTGGCAGGATTATCAACATGCAGCGCTCAGACGGCGGGGTCTGGGAAGTCAGGGTTTCCGGTGATCTTAAGGGTAAGTATTATATGTACCGGGCTGTATTTGCGGACGGAAGCATCAATGAAGCTGCAGACCCCTATGCAACGGCTGTATCGGCTAATGGTCTGCGGACGGCGATCATCGATTTGCAGGATACGAATCCGGCTGGTTGGGATCAGGATACTTCCCCTGTACTGGCGCATCCGGCCGATGCTGTAATCTATGAGCTGCATGTACGTGATTTCTCGGCTCATGAGAGCTCGGGTCTTACCCATAAGGGGAAATTCAAGGCGTTCACTGAGATGGGGCTGCGGGATGCTGCGGGTCATGCACTGGGCATAGATCATCTGGCTGAGCTGGGGATTACGCATGTGCATCTGCTGCCGGTATTCGACTTCCAGACGGTGGATGAGCTGAAGGCTCCCGGTGAAGCACCGCTGTCTCCGCTATTCACAGACTACAACTGGGGCTATGACCCCCAGCACTATAATGTGCCTGAAGGCTCGTACAGCACAGACCCAGCCAGTCCGCCTACCCGTATCCGTGAGTTCAAGGAGATGGTGCAGGCCCTGCACAGCCGTGGTATCTCTGTCATTATGGATGTGGTCTACAACCATACGTATTCTTTAGAAAAAGGACCCTTCCAGCCGCTTGTACCGGATTATTACTACCGCCATGACTATAGCGGCCGGCTCTCCAACGGATCGGGTGTCGGTAATGAGCTGGCGACAGAACAGCCGATGGTCCGCAAATATATTAAAGACTCCTTGACCTACTGGGCATCAGAGTATCATATCGACGGTTTCCGCTTTGATCTGATGGGATTAATGGACAGTGTGACCATGCGCGAGATCACGGAAGAGCTGCGGCTGGAGATTAATCCGAATCTGCTGCTCTACGGTGAGCCCTGGACAGGCGGAGACTCTCCGCTTGCCACCAAGACCCTGAAGGGTGTGCAGCGCGGGAAAGGTTATGCCGTCTTCAATGATAACTTCCGCTCTGCCCTCAAGGGAGACAGTGACGGCTGGGGCAAGGGCTTCACTACCGGAGAATACGGTAAAGAAGGTGCGGTTGCTTCCGGGATCAAGGGAGCCATACATGAGTTCACCGATTCGCCTGTAGAGACAGTGAACTATGTTACGGCACATGATAATCTCAATCTGTGGGACAAAATTCTCGCTACCCAGGGATTACGCCAGGAAGCGCGTTTACTGGAGCTTGAGAATGGCAGGCTGCGGGGCGGCGGGGATCTGGAAACCGCTGTGGAGCAGGCTGATCCGTATTTCGCGATTGATACCCTGGATGTGCTGGAGAATGAGACTGTACGGCGTTCTCTGCTGGCTAACGGGATTATCCTGACCTCGCAGGGAATACCGTTCCTGCACGCCGGAGATGAGCTTCTGCGCAGCAAATACGGTGACCATAACAGCTACCGCAGTCCGGACTGCATCAATGCCATCCGCTGGGAGAACAAGAAGAAGTTCCTTCCCGTATATCAATATTACAAAGGTCTGATTGAGCTGCGGCGGGGACATCCGGCTTTCCGGCTGCATGGACGTCAGGAGATTGAGCGCAGTCTTGAGTTCCTGCGCTGTGACAGCGGAGTCATTGCCTATGTGCTGAAGAATCATGCCGGCGGCGATGTATGGAATAATATTGTAGTGATTTACAATGCAAATATGGAACCGGTAACCCAGTGTCTGCCTGAATCCTCCGGCTGCTGGAATATCGTTGTTGATCATACTCATGCTGGAGCGGAAGCTTTCCGGCAGACGGAGAACGGCAATGTTGAAATTGCCGGATTGTCGATGATGGTGCTCTACGATAAATACGGCGAGCCTGAACCGAGATCGAAGGTAGTGGAAGTTCATTATGAACGGCCGGACGGCGATTACCGGGGCTGGAATCTCTGGGTATGGGGTACAGGCATTCAGGATGGACAACGGGACTTCCAGCACATGGAGGACGGTCACGCAGTAGCGCGGATCGAGGTGCTGCCAGGCACAGCGTCTATCGGGTACATCCTCCGGCTGAATGACTGGGAGGAGAAGGACGGTACCGGAGACCGCTTCATCGACTGCTCCGGCAGCGAGGAGCAGGTGTTGAAAGTAACCGTACGGGAACGTAAGCTGGAGCACGACGGTGAGGCGGCTGATCCGCTGCAGCGAACCAGTTAG
- a CDS encoding diguanylate cyclase domain-containing protein, whose protein sequence is MAVFSEITSTRRLILLFTSISVILVGISVASLLYLNYTMNKLSDSLYSDVYQNSELVLNADRDLHQSAIALQTSLSGNITDAQRSVLSQEFEDNNAQAQQRVSTARYNLDSVESPYSGMKQSELLLDELGSELEQFETSLKLWKDNGRGLISQRVQSDWNPAAYSPLAVHTQLTEVRGTLDTAEDLIDSYARQVILEFKNLKSSLFAVYSVFLFLLVLVIIYLCRRLISLQNEMLEEKSLYQLIGETMSDFIILTDHNGLILYASPSHSSVLGYVPSKGAPLSNYIREAEISWAKLKSVVQASPRISELRMRSAEGHWVWLETKVTPIPGSRAFPAQFMLVSREITQRKQYEERLHKLAFYDHLTAIPNRAHFKMYMENLINQPEERRQEIAVALLDCDRFKQLNDTLGHLAGDEFLQLLSRELQQTVKGSGQAFRIGGDEFAVVLHRFTSPEMLDEMLARLLQLFNKSWSVNKGSSFHTSASIGVALYPQHGSSINDLLRAADLAMYRSKNHGGNEANLYSENVDEEYTRQPK, encoded by the coding sequence GTGGCAGTTTTTTCCGAGATCACAAGTACACGCAGATTAATCCTATTATTCACCTCCATCTCCGTAATTCTGGTTGGCATCAGTGTTGCCTCCCTGTTATATCTGAATTATACGATGAATAAACTATCGGATTCCTTATACAGTGATGTATACCAGAACTCCGAGCTTGTGCTGAATGCCGACCGTGATCTGCATCAGTCTGCCATCGCGCTCCAGACTTCCCTCAGCGGCAATATAACGGATGCGCAGCGCAGTGTGCTCTCTCAGGAGTTCGAGGACAATAATGCCCAGGCGCAGCAGCGGGTCAGCACTGCCCGTTATAATCTGGATTCTGTAGAGAGTCCATACAGTGGAATGAAGCAGAGTGAGCTGCTGCTGGATGAGCTGGGAAGCGAGCTGGAGCAGTTCGAGACCTCACTTAAGCTCTGGAAGGATAACGGAAGGGGACTGATCTCGCAGCGGGTCCAGAGTGATTGGAACCCTGCGGCCTACTCCCCGCTGGCCGTACATACCCAGCTCACCGAGGTAAGGGGGACGCTGGATACCGCCGAGGATCTGATCGACAGCTATGCCCGGCAGGTTATTCTAGAGTTCAAGAATCTGAAAAGCTCGCTGTTCGCCGTCTATTCAGTATTCCTGTTCCTGCTTGTCCTGGTTATCATTTATCTCTGCCGCAGACTCATATCATTGCAGAATGAAATGCTGGAAGAGAAATCACTATACCAGCTGATCGGCGAAACCATGTCCGATTTCATTATTTTGACCGATCACAATGGCCTGATCCTGTACGCATCCCCATCTCATTCAAGTGTACTTGGGTATGTTCCAAGCAAGGGCGCCCCTCTCTCCAATTATATCCGCGAAGCCGAGATTTCCTGGGCCAAGCTGAAGAGTGTAGTTCAGGCTTCACCGCGGATTTCCGAGCTGCGTATGCGTTCGGCAGAAGGGCACTGGGTATGGCTCGAGACCAAAGTCACACCTATTCCGGGAAGCCGGGCTTTCCCTGCACAATTCATGCTGGTATCGCGTGAGATTACCCAGCGCAAGCAATATGAGGAACGGCTGCACAAGCTGGCCTTCTATGATCATTTGACTGCCATTCCCAACCGGGCCCATTTCAAAATGTACATGGAAAATCTGATTAACCAGCCGGAGGAGCGCCGGCAGGAGATTGCCGTAGCCCTGCTGGATTGCGACCGGTTCAAGCAGCTGAATGATACGCTGGGGCATCTGGCAGGGGATGAATTCCTGCAGTTGCTCTCACGGGAGCTGCAGCAGACCGTTAAGGGCTCAGGCCAGGCGTTCCGCATCGGCGGTGATGAATTTGCGGTGGTGTTGCACCGGTTCACAAGTCCGGAAATGCTCGATGAAATGCTGGCGCGTCTGCTCCAGCTGTTCAATAAATCCTGGTCGGTCAACAAAGGCTCCAGCTTCCATACTTCTGCCAGCATTGGTGTAGCCCTCTATCCGCAGCATGGCAGCAGCATCAATGATCTGCTCCGCGCCGCTGATCTGGCCATGTACCGCTCCAAGAATCATGGCGGCAATGAGGCCAATCTGTACAGCGAGAATGTGGATGAAGAATACACTCGCCAGCCGAAATAG
- a CDS encoding ABC transporter permease, which translates to MMLYQSMKMAFKSILSSKIRAFLTMLGIIIGVSSVIALVSVGQGTTSQITESLSSLGTNQLTVNIMGRGATTSLTYEEALALGEIEGVENVSPVITGNVTAKNGTENVSVSVEGITPAYEEVQDFHVQAGRFLLEIDTEYRQKVALIGTDTAEDLFGTDDPVGQKVQLNGSSFKIVGLLESKGSTSGGSSDEKILIPISTAERFLQSKGVRSITITTTSNDNVEDVKTELESTLDAKFSGAENSYSVFDSQEMLETVNETSDTLSMALGGIAGISLFVGGIGIMNIMIVSVNERTREIGIRKAIGAKKINIMMQFMIESVVLSGTGGLIGVGLGLGASWAVGKYTTMNVATSWNMVLISFTFSLIIGVVFGMIPANKAARMRPIYALRTE; encoded by the coding sequence ATGATGCTGTATCAGAGCATGAAAATGGCTTTTAAAAGTATTCTCAGCAGTAAAATCAGAGCCTTCCTCACGATGCTGGGCATCATTATCGGTGTATCCTCCGTAATCGCCCTAGTCTCGGTAGGCCAGGGAACGACTTCGCAGATTACGGAATCCTTAAGCTCTCTTGGAACCAACCAGCTGACGGTTAACATTATGGGACGCGGGGCGACGACTTCCTTAACCTACGAGGAAGCTCTGGCACTTGGAGAGATTGAAGGGGTGGAGAATGTATCTCCTGTAATCACGGGGAATGTTACCGCCAAGAATGGGACCGAGAACGTTTCAGTATCCGTTGAAGGGATAACACCTGCCTATGAGGAGGTCCAGGATTTCCATGTGCAAGCCGGACGGTTTCTGCTGGAGATTGATACAGAGTACCGTCAAAAGGTAGCCTTGATCGGAACAGATACGGCTGAAGATCTGTTCGGCACGGATGACCCTGTAGGTCAAAAGGTACAGCTCAATGGAAGCAGCTTCAAGATCGTCGGTCTGCTGGAGAGCAAAGGCTCAACCAGCGGCGGCTCCAGCGACGAGAAGATTCTGATTCCTATCTCAACCGCTGAACGGTTTCTGCAGAGTAAGGGAGTCCGCTCCATTACGATCACAACTACTTCCAACGATAATGTGGAGGATGTGAAAACCGAGCTGGAGTCTACTCTCGATGCCAAATTCAGCGGTGCGGAGAACTCCTACTCTGTCTTCGATTCTCAGGAAATGCTGGAAACGGTGAACGAGACCAGTGATACGCTCTCTATGGCACTTGGCGGCATTGCCGGTATATCCCTGTTCGTCGGCGGCATAGGAATCATGAATATAATGATTGTCTCCGTTAACGAGCGGACGCGGGAGATCGGAATCCGCAAAGCGATCGGGGCCAAAAAAATCAACATCATGATGCAGTTCATGATTGAGTCTGTAGTCTTAAGCGGAACAGGGGGCCTGATCGGAGTCGGGCTGGGGCTTGGTGCCAGCTGGGCCGTGGGGAAATATACAACCATGAATGTGGCGACATCCTGGAACATGGTCCTGATCTCCTTCACATTCTCCCTGATCATCGGGGTTGTCTTCGGAATGATCCCGGCTAACAAGGCAGCCAGAATGCGGCCAATCTACGCGCTGCGAACCGAGTAG